The following coding sequences lie in one Brevibacterium marinum genomic window:
- a CDS encoding aldo/keto reductase, producing MTADTSLTIDGVAVPLSPLVLGTMTFGDTVPEAVAHEVIEAALAAGITGIDTANGYAKSVTEGLISPVVKKHRDRLVLATKAGMPHADAGENSPLSAAGLRASVEGSLRRLDVDSIDLFYLHQPDRAAALDETLETVAQLRAEGKITALGLSNYAAWQAVDIIAAAERVGAPKPAVAQNVYSVLARRIEDEWLECGAAHGIATMAYNPLAGGLLARRPSTEGTGDRFSDSVLSQMYSQRYLSDSVLAAVEAFASVADEAGIPQAELALRWVAGGEGIDSLLLGASRVSQLETNIAALAKGPLPADVLTAVDDATASVRGSQPQYNR from the coding sequence ATGACAGCAGACACGAGCCTCACCATCGATGGTGTCGCAGTTCCATTGTCACCGCTTGTGCTGGGCACGATGACCTTCGGTGACACGGTGCCCGAAGCGGTAGCTCACGAGGTGATCGAAGCGGCCCTGGCTGCGGGAATCACCGGCATCGACACCGCCAACGGCTATGCGAAGTCGGTGACCGAGGGACTCATCTCGCCCGTGGTGAAGAAGCACCGTGATCGGCTCGTGCTGGCGACCAAGGCGGGCATGCCGCATGCCGATGCCGGAGAGAACTCACCGCTGTCGGCAGCGGGGCTGAGGGCAAGCGTCGAGGGGTCGCTGCGGCGACTCGATGTCGATTCGATCGACCTCTTCTATCTCCATCAGCCTGATCGCGCAGCCGCTCTCGACGAGACCCTCGAGACCGTCGCCCAGCTCCGTGCAGAGGGCAAGATCACCGCACTCGGCCTCTCGAACTATGCCGCCTGGCAGGCTGTCGACATCATCGCGGCAGCCGAGCGGGTCGGCGCTCCGAAGCCGGCCGTCGCGCAGAACGTCTACAGCGTTCTGGCGCGGCGAATCGAGGACGAATGGCTCGAATGCGGTGCGGCGCACGGGATTGCGACGATGGCCTACAACCCGCTCGCCGGCGGTCTGCTCGCCCGGCGGCCCTCGACCGAGGGTACGGGCGATCGCTTCAGCGATTCGGTGCTCTCGCAGATGTACTCCCAACGCTATCTCTCCGACTCCGTCCTAGCGGCGGTCGAGGCCTTCGCCTCGGTCGCCGACGAGGCCGGCATTCCGCAGGCCGAACTCGCTCTGCGCTGGGTCGCAGGAGGCGAGGGCATCGATTCGCTGCTGCTCGGCGCCAGCCGCGTCTCTCAGCTCGAGACCAATATCGCCGCGCTCGCGAAGGGGCCCCTGCCCGCCGACGTGCTCACCGCCGTCGACGATGCTACCGCCTCGGTGCGGGGATCGCAGCCGCAGTACAACCGTTGA
- a CDS encoding four-carbon acid sugar kinase family protein, whose translation MSISDTGVLVLADDLSGAAEAAVTLGTAVRIILSSPDPDDYSLEIGADSSSDVAVDLDCRYVSPAAAASRTRNALASPGHEERFTVIKIDSLLRGNIAAHLSAALDRSSGPVLFAPALPQQNRTVVDGVPLVDGIRLDETTAWDVEDGSAPTHLRDLCPEPPAHLDLRRLRTNEPQELASRFRAARLVTADAETMDDLRRVVALAESVGALVVGSAAAVRAFADIRSSRPIPPTGSSPSQARVDQPGTSELPILFAVGTAADRIDDQLDHLRTQAKVDVFDFPATEVAAWGDDAMALSSAAERVRQRLTTAHLVVRLTDTGESVDARPLPGLLAELVAQSLTGFGPAHLAATGGETARAVLDRLGVRALDTIREIHPGAVLSQVPTTSARSGARTELCRVVTRPGGQGDESSLTLIHEALSQSTPVQPHHREPQPPPRTFSRTTKENE comes from the coding sequence ATGTCGATTTCAGACACAGGCGTCCTCGTCCTCGCAGACGATCTCAGCGGTGCGGCCGAGGCCGCAGTCACGCTCGGCACTGCCGTGCGCATCATCCTCTCCAGCCCAGACCCAGATGATTACTCTCTCGAGATCGGTGCCGACTCGTCATCGGATGTCGCCGTCGATCTCGACTGCCGCTATGTCTCCCCCGCGGCTGCCGCTTCACGCACACGGAACGCACTTGCGAGTCCGGGCCACGAGGAGCGCTTCACCGTCATCAAGATCGATTCGCTGCTGCGGGGGAATATCGCAGCACACCTCTCGGCAGCGTTGGATCGCTCGTCCGGCCCCGTGCTCTTCGCCCCGGCCCTCCCCCAACAGAACCGCACAGTCGTCGATGGCGTCCCCCTCGTCGATGGAATCCGACTCGACGAGACGACAGCGTGGGACGTCGAGGACGGCTCGGCCCCGACACACCTGCGCGACCTGTGCCCCGAACCGCCTGCCCACCTTGACCTGCGCCGACTGCGCACCAATGAGCCGCAGGAACTCGCCTCCCGCTTTCGCGCTGCCCGGCTGGTCACCGCCGATGCCGAAACGATGGATGATCTGAGGCGGGTCGTCGCCTTGGCGGAATCCGTCGGCGCATTGGTCGTCGGCTCCGCGGCAGCTGTCAGAGCCTTCGCGGACATTCGCTCCAGTCGCCCGATACCGCCCACCGGCTCCAGCCCCTCGCAGGCCCGTGTGGATCAGCCGGGCACATCGGAACTCCCGATCCTCTTCGCAGTCGGCACAGCTGCGGATCGCATCGATGACCAGCTGGATCACCTCCGAACGCAGGCGAAGGTGGATGTGTTCGACTTCCCGGCGACTGAGGTGGCCGCCTGGGGCGACGATGCCATGGCCCTGTCCTCCGCCGCCGAACGGGTGCGACAACGACTGACCACGGCCCACCTCGTCGTCCGGCTCACGGACACCGGAGAATCGGTCGATGCCCGTCCCCTGCCCGGACTGCTGGCCGAGCTTGTCGCGCAGTCCCTCACAGGCTTCGGCCCGGCCCACCTGGCCGCCACCGGCGGCGAAACGGCTCGGGCAGTGCTCGACCGCCTCGGTGTCCGAGCCCTCGACACGATTCGGGAGATCCACCCGGGGGCCGTCCTGTCACAGGTCCCGACCACCTCGGCGAGATCAGGTGCACGCACGGAGCTCTGCCGAGTCGTCACCCGACCGGGCGGTCAGGGCGACGAGTCCTCCCTCACGCTCATCCACGAGGCACTGTCCCAGTCCACGCCCGTCCAGCCGCATCACCGCGAACCTCAGCCACCACCGCGAACCTTTTCGCGAACCACGAAGGAGAACGAATGA
- the pdxA gene encoding 4-hydroxythreonine-4-phosphate dehydrogenase PdxA encodes MNSRPTVAVTMGDGAGVGPEICVAACLDPTVLAVARPVVIGDAARLERAAEALSTEVAIRTIDSPSEAGDCPGVIHVIDLDLLPADLPWGELSTVAGDAAFRYIERASELAMSSDVQAICTAPLNKEALHSAGHQYPGHTEMLASLTGTKEVSMMLSSPKLRVIHVTTHIGLIDAVARIEPGLVERTVRRGNEALVRAGIEHPHIGVCAINPHAGENGLFGYGEEEEKIIPAISALQNDGIDAAGPLPADTAFFLAGRGDYDLIVAMYHDQGHGPIKVLGIEAGVNITVGLPVIRTSVDHGTAFDIAGTGKVDTASMSEAMRQAAALAAV; translated from the coding sequence ATGAACTCGCGTCCCACCGTCGCAGTGACAATGGGAGACGGGGCCGGCGTCGGTCCGGAGATCTGCGTCGCCGCCTGCCTCGACCCCACTGTGCTCGCCGTGGCCCGACCCGTCGTCATCGGAGACGCCGCCCGGCTGGAACGGGCCGCCGAGGCCCTCAGCACCGAGGTCGCGATTCGCACCATCGACTCGCCCTCCGAGGCTGGGGATTGTCCGGGAGTCATCCACGTCATCGACCTCGATCTGCTGCCCGCCGATCTGCCCTGGGGCGAGCTCTCGACCGTCGCCGGCGACGCCGCGTTCCGCTATATCGAACGGGCGTCGGAGCTGGCCATGTCCAGCGACGTCCAGGCCATCTGCACAGCTCCCCTGAATAAGGAGGCGCTGCATTCGGCCGGCCACCAGTACCCCGGTCATACGGAGATGCTCGCTTCGCTCACGGGCACCAAGGAGGTCTCCATGATGCTCTCCTCCCCCAAGCTGCGCGTCATCCACGTCACGACCCACATCGGTCTCATCGACGCGGTGGCCAGGATCGAACCCGGCCTGGTGGAGCGCACGGTCCGGCGCGGCAACGAGGCGCTGGTCAGAGCCGGCATCGAGCATCCGCATATCGGGGTGTGCGCGATCAATCCGCATGCCGGAGAGAACGGCCTGTTCGGGTACGGCGAGGAAGAGGAGAAGATCATTCCCGCCATCTCGGCACTGCAGAACGACGGCATCGACGCCGCCGGGCCGCTGCCGGCCGACACGGCCTTCTTTCTCGCCGGTCGCGGCGACTACGATCTCATCGTCGCCATGTATCACGATCAGGGCCACGGCCCGATCAAGGTCCTGGGCATCGAAGCCGGCGTCAACATCACCGTGGGGCTGCCGGTGATCCGCACATCGGTGGACCACGGAACGGCCTTCGACATCGCCGGTACCGGCAAGGTCGACACGGCCAGCATGAGCGAGGCCATGCGGCAGGCCGCAGCGTTGGCTGCTGTCTGA
- a CDS encoding DeoR/GlpR family DNA-binding transcription regulator, translating into MNAGDRREEIIQRVRAQGEMSVETLSEMLGVTASTIRRDLARLTDAGDLARTYGGVIAVSTESESTLDERSLEAPEIKRALGIWCARQVPTGSHVLLDAGSTTAQIARALRETAPLSVVSTGLTSLQQMAGAPDVEFTLLGGRYRSISQGFIGPITEVGLEKFTFDFAFLGADAVTAEDGVCEATPEQVRLKELMSRRATHVHVVAHAAKLGQRPFHAWADLGNGWTLVTDDSAEAEQIRAFEARGITVVTVDGMGVAQPPRD; encoded by the coding sequence ATGAACGCAGGCGACAGACGCGAAGAGATCATCCAGCGGGTTCGGGCACAGGGCGAGATGAGCGTCGAGACTCTGTCGGAGATGCTGGGAGTCACTGCCTCGACGATCCGTCGCGACCTCGCCCGACTCACCGACGCAGGAGACCTCGCGCGCACCTACGGCGGTGTCATCGCCGTCTCCACGGAATCCGAAAGCACGCTGGACGAACGCTCCCTCGAGGCACCGGAGATCAAACGGGCCCTCGGCATCTGGTGCGCCCGTCAGGTGCCGACCGGCTCGCATGTGCTTCTCGACGCCGGCAGCACCACCGCGCAGATCGCTCGAGCCCTGCGCGAGACCGCCCCGCTGTCCGTGGTCTCCACAGGGCTCACCTCATTGCAGCAGATGGCAGGGGCGCCAGACGTCGAGTTCACTCTGCTCGGCGGTCGATATCGCTCGATCAGCCAGGGCTTCATCGGGCCGATCACCGAGGTCGGTCTGGAGAAGTTCACCTTCGACTTCGCCTTCCTCGGAGCAGACGCGGTCACCGCTGAGGATGGCGTCTGCGAAGCAACGCCCGAGCAGGTTCGCCTCAAGGAACTCATGAGCCGCAGGGCCACCCACGTCCACGTCGTCGCACACGCCGCCAAGCTGGGGCAGCGCCCGTTCCACGCGTGGGCAGACCTGGGCAACGGGTGGACGTTGGTGACCGACGACTCCGCCGAGGCGGAACAGATCAGAGCCTTCGAAGCCCGCGGAATCACGGTGGTCACCGTCGACGGAATGGGAGTCGCTCAGCCTCCTCGCGACTGA
- a CDS encoding sialidase family protein: MNLLTNPSLDHVPAAPADGRLRYFEDSDSAAAIIPTDRRSNHAPSILDLPEGRLLAAWFGGSDEGNKDIDVLVSDFDPSTAAWSESRAVTHDEIRSDQNPGLFRAPDGRVWLVYTSQSSRQSGIPETFNLQHTSVVKAVCSEDDGATWTEPETLFDREGTFCRQPIQVLSDGRWIHPQWLCFDDDSKNGSDQPVLQISEDAGSAWRQVEFPDAAGRVHPNVVELAPGRLVCLFRSRFADWVYISRSEDGGDTWTEPEATEIPNNNAGLSAFLLPSGMLALVSNEHQIAQRPAEVVWPYERMRIVIAVSDDEGRTWPVRRVIEPGDGFAGEGNLRSNRRQEYPHGIVDSEGLIHVVYAYSSRRAIRHVVFAEDWISGVEDQVHTDCKLWG, from the coding sequence ATGAACCTGCTCACGAATCCGAGTCTCGACCACGTCCCCGCGGCGCCGGCCGACGGCAGGCTCAGGTACTTCGAGGATTCCGACAGTGCCGCGGCCATCATCCCCACCGACCGCCGGTCCAACCATGCGCCGTCGATCCTCGACCTGCCGGAGGGGAGGCTGCTCGCGGCCTGGTTCGGCGGCAGCGACGAGGGCAACAAGGACATCGACGTCCTCGTCTCCGACTTCGATCCGTCGACCGCGGCCTGGTCGGAATCGCGGGCCGTGACTCATGACGAGATCCGCTCCGATCAGAACCCGGGGCTCTTCCGTGCTCCCGACGGTCGAGTGTGGCTGGTCTACACGTCCCAGTCATCTCGGCAGTCCGGCATTCCCGAGACCTTCAACCTGCAGCACACCTCGGTGGTGAAGGCGGTTTGCTCGGAGGACGACGGGGCCACCTGGACCGAGCCCGAGACGCTCTTCGACCGTGAAGGCACATTCTGCCGCCAGCCCATCCAGGTGCTCAGTGACGGCCGGTGGATCCATCCCCAATGGCTGTGCTTCGATGACGACTCGAAGAACGGATCTGATCAGCCGGTGCTCCAGATCTCCGAGGACGCAGGCAGCGCCTGGCGACAGGTCGAATTTCCCGACGCCGCCGGTCGGGTTCATCCCAATGTCGTCGAACTCGCCCCGGGGCGCCTCGTATGCCTGTTCCGCTCGCGCTTCGCCGATTGGGTCTACATCAGCCGGTCCGAGGACGGCGGAGACACCTGGACAGAGCCCGAAGCGACAGAGATCCCGAACAACAACGCCGGTCTCAGCGCCTTCCTGCTGCCCTCGGGAATGCTGGCTCTGGTCTCGAACGAGCACCAGATCGCGCAGAGACCCGCCGAGGTGGTGTGGCCGTATGAGCGGATGAGGATCGTCATCGCCGTGTCCGACGATGAAGGCCGGACGTGGCCGGTGCGACGAGTCATCGAGCCCGGTGACGGTTTCGCGGGCGAGGGCAATCTGCGCAGCAACCGCCGTCAGGAGTACCCACACGGCATCGTCGACTCCGAGGGACTCATCCACGTCGTCTACGCCTACAGCTCACGTCGTGCGATTCGCCACGTGGTCTTCGCCGAGGACTGGATTTCGGGAGTCGAGGACCAGGTCCACACCGACTGCAAGCTCTGGGGCTGA
- a CDS encoding Nramp family divalent metal transporter, protein MDSSQPRQLPLPRGLGLVTSVGPGLVLAMSFLGTGDLVSSSVSGASYGYALLWTLVLSLVARTFIISSIAKYTLMNKHGDTQILDGFARLAPALPGVMAGVVIIAGFITQATFVLAAATGLHELTGGQWGGSWGRFFCAVAIVALTLSLVMLRKQFVVLEYFARFASVAMIVAFVYALIKIGTFDIAGFLEGLAFEIPEEQNTSAFAPIVIASATIGTIAGNMPNLLYSGFMRDKGWVGPKYRRIQQFDLIAGMAPLLIINLLFWIVAAEFSAGHPGFSISDEFDLSHMLSVAVGPLGPFLLWMCIFFAAMTSFPPQSRGFSQLAINGINHSVPSMRKYLGRDEENPAFRWIQAIVFIIVPLASTVPGAPDLVSLNIVGTAISTVLSLPIIVVCILLLTSRKKHMHRYAVNRKWQTALLGILGIIAIVVGVQIAMQIPSMFETAFG, encoded by the coding sequence ATGGATTCATCACAACCACGCCAGTTGCCTCTCCCGCGGGGGCTCGGCCTCGTCACATCCGTCGGCCCGGGCCTGGTGCTGGCAATGTCGTTCCTCGGCACAGGTGACCTCGTCAGCTCCTCGGTGTCCGGTGCCTCCTACGGGTACGCGCTGCTGTGGACCCTGGTCCTGTCGTTGGTCGCTCGCACCTTCATCATCTCGTCCATCGCGAAGTACACGCTGATGAACAAGCACGGTGACACTCAGATCCTCGACGGCTTCGCCCGTTTGGCTCCCGCGCTCCCCGGCGTCATGGCCGGAGTCGTCATCATCGCCGGGTTCATCACCCAGGCGACCTTCGTTCTGGCCGCGGCCACCGGACTGCACGAACTCACCGGCGGCCAGTGGGGCGGCAGCTGGGGTCGATTCTTCTGCGCGGTGGCCATCGTGGCGCTGACCCTCTCGCTGGTCATGCTGCGTAAGCAGTTCGTCGTCCTCGAGTACTTCGCACGATTCGCCTCCGTCGCGATGATCGTCGCCTTCGTCTACGCGCTCATCAAGATCGGGACCTTCGACATTGCAGGATTCTTGGAGGGGCTGGCCTTCGAGATCCCCGAGGAGCAGAACACCTCTGCCTTCGCTCCCATCGTCATCGCCTCGGCGACTATCGGCACCATCGCCGGGAACATGCCCAACCTGCTCTATTCCGGGTTCATGCGCGACAAAGGATGGGTGGGGCCGAAGTATCGCCGGATCCAGCAGTTCGACCTCATCGCCGGAATGGCACCGCTGCTCATCATCAACCTGCTGTTCTGGATCGTGGCCGCCGAGTTCAGTGCCGGACATCCGGGTTTCTCGATCTCCGACGAATTCGACCTCTCCCACATGCTCTCCGTCGCTGTGGGCCCCCTCGGCCCCTTCTTGCTGTGGATGTGCATCTTCTTCGCCGCGATGACGAGCTTCCCGCCGCAATCGCGCGGGTTCTCGCAGCTGGCGATCAACGGCATCAACCACTCCGTGCCCTCGATGCGCAAGTACCTCGGCCGCGATGAGGAGAATCCCGCATTCCGGTGGATCCAGGCGATCGTCTTCATCATCGTTCCTCTGGCCTCGACCGTTCCGGGTGCGCCCGATCTGGTTTCGCTCAACATCGTCGGGACGGCGATCTCGACCGTGCTCAGCCTGCCGATCATCGTGGTCTGCATCCTCCTCCTGACATCGCGGAAGAAGCACATGCACAGGTACGCGGTGAACCGGAAGTGGCAGACGGCGCTGCTGGGTATCCTCGGCATCATCGCGATCGTCGTCGGAGTCCAGATCGCCATGCAGATTCCGTCGATGTTCGAAACCGCCTTCGGGTGA
- a CDS encoding sulfite exporter TauE/SafE family protein, giving the protein MEMAHYLIIGAVVLGSACVQGSVGFGLGMITAPVLVLLQPDLLPAALLLLAVLTSLTAFLRERADVDWKLVGWGVLGRLPGIAIGTTAVVLLPNEGLSLLLAVTVLGGVGFSLVGWSPAAGGRNMFLASSVSGIFGTATSIGGPPIALVLRSLDPSSMRSTMSAYFTIGSILSLTGLTIGGEVRSEHLIAAATLLPFMVAGLLLSNLVIRRANSTVLYRVAVGASIVGALLVIGEVTASLLTP; this is encoded by the coding sequence ATGGAGATGGCCCACTACCTCATCATCGGAGCTGTGGTGTTGGGCTCGGCCTGCGTGCAGGGCTCCGTCGGCTTCGGGCTCGGGATGATCACGGCTCCGGTCCTCGTGCTGCTCCAGCCGGACCTGCTCCCGGCCGCGCTGCTTCTGCTGGCAGTGCTCACATCTCTCACCGCCTTTCTGCGCGAGCGCGCAGATGTGGATTGGAAGCTCGTGGGCTGGGGCGTGCTCGGCCGCCTGCCGGGCATCGCCATCGGCACGACCGCCGTGGTGCTGCTGCCGAATGAGGGCCTGTCGCTGCTCTTGGCGGTCACAGTACTGGGCGGAGTCGGGTTCAGCCTGGTGGGCTGGTCGCCCGCGGCCGGAGGACGGAACATGTTCCTCGCCAGCAGCGTCTCGGGAATCTTCGGCACGGCAACGAGCATCGGCGGGCCGCCCATCGCCCTCGTGCTCCGGTCGCTCGACCCCTCATCGATGCGTTCGACGATGAGTGCCTACTTCACCATCGGCAGCATCCTCTCGCTGACGGGGCTGACGATCGGCGGTGAGGTCAGGAGCGAACACCTCATCGCTGCGGCCACATTGCTGCCATTCATGGTCGCCGGACTCCTGCTGTCGAATCTGGTCATCCGTCGCGCCAATTCCACGGTGCTCTACCGTGTGGCCGTCGGCGCCTCCATCGTCGGGGCTCTTCTGGTCATCGGAGAGGTCACCGCTTCACTGCTCACACCGTGA